attttttaattttggaactTCATCTCTTTATTGAGGTAAGGCACACTCTCCATTAATAATACTTAATTACCTTTCATTATgatctttctcttattttaccaattatatattAGAACTCGTGCCCAACCAAAGTTACATACTCTTGTTGGTCGGGAGAGGATCAAATAGACGAGGAATAAGTGAGTCATAAACCTTTCGAGCtatgtaatactccctccgtcccattgaagatgactcactttcctttttggtttgtcccaatctagatgacccattacttaaaatggaaacacttttatctctactttatttcctctctcttactttactctctcctcttaacacacaaaaattaactgcataaaatcccgtgccgcccaaggaaggggtcatcttccttgggacggagggagtacttgagAAAAGGCTGAACAATGCAAAAAGTGAGCAAGCATTGACAAATAGCTAGATCGACGCtgcttagagcatctccaatagcttTAGGTCAACCATAGGTCAGCCATAACCTAGCCAAAAACTCTTCCTACCACATCAATAGGATAAGAAACCTCTCCTGCCGCATCATCAGGACAGGAAATATAGATCAGTCATAGGCCagacaaattattaaaacaaataaattatgggAATAGTTGGGAATCTAGGGCTTCCGCTTCGGGTAGTCATTCAGAATCTAACGTTAGGGAACTCGATTCTGCTACGAATCATAAATCTGGTGGTGATGTGAGAGAGGAGGATGCGAATGGGGGTATTATGGGAATAGTTGGGAATCTAGGGCGAGGAAATAAATTAGGGGATAGTAAGAGAGGGGTGAAGAAGAATGACAGTAAGTGGTGTGATATGGGTGGATTGGATATGGATATGTTGCGGGATTTGAATAGGGAGGTGGTTGCGCCGATGCTCCAGTCGGAGATACTGCGTAAGTTTGGAAGCACCGCAGTTCTGTTACAAGGGCCACGGGGCTGTGGGAAAACCATGTTGGCTCGAGCCATTGGCAATGAGGCTCGAGTGCCGTTTTATGAAACATCTGCAGCTGCGTTAAAGGCTGGCGTTTCTGGTATTGTGTTTTGATGATAAGATTGCTGCATTGTGCAACTTAACTGTGCATTTTGTGTGGTGTTGTTGTTGAAATGTGAATGTCTATTGAATGTGGATTATTTTGGGGGATTGCAATTGCCTCAATATTCAGTGGGCTTGATTGTGCAAATTGT
This sequence is a window from Salvia hispanica cultivar TCC Black 2014 unplaced genomic scaffold, UniMelb_Shisp_WGS_1.0 HiC_scaffold_305, whole genome shotgun sequence. Protein-coding genes within it:
- the LOC125198865 gene encoding ribosome biogenesis ATPase RIX7-like; the encoded protein is MGIVGNLGRGNKLGDSKRGVKKNDSKWCDMGGLDMDMLRDLNREVVAPMLQSEILRKFGSTAVLLQGPRGCGKTMLARAIGNEARVPFYETSAAALKAGVSGILELFPSIQECTIYCVH